GCCTCGATTCTTAGCGGTCGGTTTTTCACGTTTTTACCTTGATGATATTTATCTTGCCAGAGAATATGTAAAAAAGATGCCGCTAAATGAGATTGAAAGTATTTTTAACGATGAGTATCCCGAGGATATCGAAAGCGCTGATATATTAAGCGGCGCTTTTGTTAAATTCCTGATTGATAAACATGGCCTGGCAAGTTTCAGGAAACTATATGATGAATCGTCGCCCGGCAGTTTTGCATTTGATAATAATTATCAAAAAGGCTATCTCGAATTATTGGAAATGTTTATTGAATATGAAAAGAATTTAAAGCTTGATGAATCTAATGCATCCTATTTTAACGATTTTTACTCAAGCCAGATGTGGTTTGATAAAGCTCTAAAATATGGTGTCTGGCTGGCTTCTCAGCCTATATTGAGGGAATATCACATCCAGAGATTGGGAGCAACTTATTTTCAGCTTGGCAATTATGCTCAATCAGAATCCAGTTACGCCAGCCTTGTCAATCTTCAACCGGATAACGAAAAAGCAAAATATCTTCTGGGATTATCTTATATACGCAACGGTAAAACAGACAAAGGAATGAAAAAGCTTGAAAGCGTAATTGATAGTTTCCCTGATGCCGCTAAGATGCTGGCAGAAATCTATCTCGACCAAAACCGCAATAACAAAGCCGGTGAGATGCTTGATATAATCAAGGGTGTTCCCGATAGTTGGACTGCGATACTCAAATCACGTTTGGCATTAGCCTTAGATGATACTGCCAAAGCGGATACATTGCTGAATATCTCATTGACTCTTAATAATAATGTAATTGCGCTTGTGCCAAGCGAGGCTCGCGGCTACCTTGGCGCCGCCTATACGCTTATGTTCATGGGATTATTCGAGGATGCGGAAAACCGTTTGCAAATAGCCCTGTTTATTGAGAATAGGCCTTACTACTTAGCCCAAGCCAATTTAGAAATGGGGCGGCTCTTTGACCTAAAAGGCGACCATCAAACAGCCGTGGAGTATTACAATAAGGTATTAGAATTAGAGTCCGGAATATATATGAATAAATTAGCTGAAAAACAGATCAATAAACCATTTAAACTGAAATGACTTTTTTAAACTCGATATTTCTGGCTGGTTTAGCCGCCGTTATAATACCTCTTTTGATTCATTTTCTTTCGCGCCGGCGAATTAAAATCATCGACTTTTCATCTTTGAGATTTCTTCTGCAGATGCAAAAATCAAAACTTCGCTGGCTGAGAATTCTCGAACTGCTTCTTCTAATTATAAGGATGCTGATACTTGCCTCAATCGCCTTAGCATTTGCCCGTCCTGCCCTAACCGGCAAACAGGCTTCAAGTCATGCGCCGGCATCAATTGTGATACTTATAGATGACTCGCCATCCGTCGAAACGCTCTCATCAGGAGGGACAATTTTCGATGAGATGAAGCGCGGCGTCGATGTGATTTTAAATATGCTCAAACCCAATGATGAAGCGACTATAATTACATTATCCGGCAGACAGACTACCATAGGACCATACTCCGATTATAATCGCCTTAGGACGCAGCTCTATACTTTGCAGCCGCAAGCATCGCTGCCTAAATTCGATGAGGGGTTGAAAAAAGCGGCGGAAATATTATCGGTTAGTCATAACTTGAACAGGGAAGTATATATCTTTTCAGATTTCCAGAAGGGCGTATGGTGGGATGTTCCGATAAATCTAACCGACCCTCAATTCAGATATTTTGCTATAAAATATAATAATGAAGATGCTGAAAATGTTAGTCTGACAAGAACTGAATTTCCTCCCCAATTGCTTGCGCCCGGCGAGGAATTTGAAATCACCGCTCATTTGAAAAATCATAATAATAATGCGCTGAATAGCCGATTGGTAGAGCTTTTTATTGATGATGAGAAAAAGGCTCAGACCGCCGTTAATATTAAGCCCTCAGGAAACGCCGCTGTGGAATTTACCATTGTTCCCGAGTCTCCGGGACGTCATTGGGGTTATTTCGAGATTGAGGATGATGATTACAATGCCGACAACAGATTTTATTTCAATTTAGAGATTCCTCCAAAAATATCGGTATTGGCGATTGGACAAACAACCGATGATGTAAAGATTATTTCAAATTGCCTCAAACGCTCGCCGGATGGTCAGACGACTAATCTGGGGTCTTCGTCAGATGTCGGGTATATTGATTTTACCGGCATCGAGGTTTCGGGTTTCAGCCGTCAGAATTTGTCAGCTTATGATGTTGTCATACTTAATAATATCACTGCCCTGCCGCCGTCATATTTCAATTCTATTAATGATTTTGTCGGTTCGGGCGGCGGCTTGTTTATTATCCTTGGCGGCAGCAGCAATGTTGAATCATATAAACAATTCATTGCTGAAAAAGCGGATATAACATTTTCTGCTCCGATTAATGCTATTACCGAAGGACAATCAAGGCCGTATTATTATCTCGATGATTTCGATTTGACTCACCCGATATTCAAGGTTTATTCGCCGCAGAATCCGCAATCATCAGAGATTCCATCGTTAAAGCTGTTTTCATATATACCGCTTGATGGCGGCATAGCCTTAGCCCGTCTTGAGAACAATAGCGCAGTATTATCGCTGGCGTCAAATGCCCGGATTATGGTAATGGGGTTTGGGCTAAGCCAAAAAGATTCGGATATTTCAGTGCATTCCTTTATTGTGCCGTTTATAATCAGGACTGTTGAACATTTAGCCTCAGCTCCAAGCGCCGCTGAGGAATATTTCATCTCCGGTCATCCGGCGGCATTAAACATTCCCGAGCAGTTAAAAGCCTCTTCTGTAAAGCTGTCGAAATACAACAAATCGCTAACAGGAGCCGGCGATAATCACAATACAGCAGATGAGATAGTCGAGGTTTCGAGAGGTGCATACGGCGCTTTTGTGAATATTCCCTATGCTGGTTTCCCGGGCTTCTATACGCTTACTACTGAAGCTGACACAGTCGGGTTTTTCTCGGTTAATCACGACAGCGTCGAATCAACTATTGAGTCAATCGACCCGAAAAGCCTTGATGAGAAATTGGCCGCAGACATCATTTTTATTGACGGTCAATCCAATATAGAGAATGAGATAATGCAGGCGAAATTCGGTTTTGAGTTATGGAAATACTGTCTGCTGTTAGCTCTGGCTTTATTGATTGCCGAATCAATACTTGTGCGCAAAGCAAGATAGACTCTGCTGATGCAGTCATGCTAATGATGATTTATTGAACAACGTTAATGCATTCGTATGTGAGTTTAGTAAGAAATATTAAACATTATTAAATTTTTATATTGACAACACTATCCAGTATATATTATGTAATCATTGAATTTCATTTTGGTTGTTCTTCAATCGAAAGCTTATGTTCTCGCGAAAAGTAAGATCATTTGAGTAATGAATTAGAAATAAAATAGTATTGTTGCAGATATCATTTATCATATAGCCGTATAAATCGTTAATAAAGGAGGATTGTATGTTCTGATATAAGCTTGCAGTGTTCTGAGAATTTCAATTCTCAGTTCAAAGTAGTATTCTACACACAATAATCTATCTTCACAAAATTTATGGAGGACTAAGAAAATGCAAATTAATACTTTAAAGAGAATATTAGCCTTTAGCATGTTAATAGTATTAAGCGGTTTCATATTTGCCTTTGGGGATATGATTGACGGGTAGGATGATGGGTTTATAACATCATTTCAAACAAATAAGTCGTTTAATCATATAGTAATTACAAATAGCACACTGTCTTCAGCATTTCAACCGCTTGTTGATTGGCATAACCAGAAAGGGCTTAGGGATACGGTCATAACAGTGGCATGGATATTAGAAAATTTCACAGCCGGCGCAGATAGCCAGGAGAATATCAGGGAGTTCATAGATTCGGCGCATACGCATTGGGGGACTGATTACTTTTTATTGGGAGGCGAGGCGGATATTGTGCCAATTAGGAGTGCGTTAAATGGAGACCAATCATATTCTGTTAGCGACCAATATTATGCATCTTTAGATTCTGGTGATGATTGGACAAATACTGTTTACGTTGGAAGAGTTTCTACTGAGAATACTACAGAATGTGAAATATATGTTAATAAGGTACTATACTACGAAAAAAGCCCGCCGCTTGATACAGAAGATAATTATCTTAAAAGGATTGCTCTTTTAGCAGAATCTTATTTTGAAGAAACTAATGACTCTATTTGGTCAGATGTCTATGCTCGATTTGGCTCTCTTTTTGATTTTACAATAATAAGAGATAGTGATACTTGTGATAGCGATTCATGTGATTGTGAAGATTCATTGAATTGTTACAGTATATGTCCTGGAGGTATTACACCAGTAATATGTGGAGATGAACAATGTGATAGTGATGCGATGAAACATAGAAATGACTTTATTAATGCCTTAGATGAAGGTCAGCATTTAGTTAGTCATTTTGGACATGCCACAAACACTGGTGGTAGAATGGGAACCGGACATAGTGTTGGTATCGATAATTATTACATAGATAGCTGTATGAGTAACGATAATATGTTTAGCATAATAATATCACCTGCTTGCTGTGGTCTTACAAATTTTGAACAATATGAAGATTTTGATTGTATAAGTGAACATTTTCTATTTCATAATGTAAATACTGGGGCTGTAGCATTTATGGGAAATACATGGTCTGGTCATAGTAGTTCATTACCTATAGATACATTATGGTGGACAGAGTTTTCAGATGAATCAAGGACGGATTTCAATGTAGGAAAAATTTTTGCAGAAGCAAAAAACAGATGGCCTATTACAGATGATAGCTCAACCTTTTCAAAATTTGCTCATTGGAGATTCAACCTTCACGGCGAACCGGCAATACCGATATGGACCGACATACCGGATACATTTCTTGTAACACTTCCTGATCTATTCATACGGAATGAACCTTGTACTGTATTAGTAAAGAATTCATCTAATAATCCCGAATCTTTAGCAACAGTTTGCTTGTGGCAAAAAGATACGTACTGTTTTATTGAAACCACTAATTCTCAAGGGCATGCTATTTTTAATAAAGCTTTTACAGTCGCTGATTCAATAATAGTAACTATATCAAAATATAATTTTAAACCTTATCAGAGTAAAGTATTTGTAATAGTTACAGGTTGCCTTAAGGGTACTGTTTTGGATAAATCTGATAATCCTTATGGATATCCCGTTGAAAATGTTCGTGTGCGTACTGATCCTACTAGCGATGAAGATACAACTGACAGCAATGGAGAATATTTTATTGATAGTGTTTTTGCTAATACATATAGTGTTCTATTTGAATTTGAAGGAGATATTAATGCAGAAAAATTCAATGTTGAAATTGTTGCTAATGATACAACTACTGCTGATACTGCAATTTACGAATTCGAATATCTTCTTGGAGATGCAAATATGCACATTGGCTTGTGGCCGCCCCGGATTTTAGGCAGCGACATAACTTATCTATCAAATTATTTTAAAGGCTATCCTACTAGTATACCTTGTTATCTAAGTGGTTTTTGGGCTTCTGCTGATGCTAATGGCAATTGTATAGTAGGCATGAGTGATGTAACTAAACTTGTTAATTATTTTAAAGGTCAACCATTAATACAATGCTCCGTCTATGTTCCTGCTTGGAATTCTACCAATGACGCTCCAGGCAGCGCACCAAACGGCTGGCCAAATTGCGATCAGTCAAAACTACTTCAAAATACTACTATTATTCCCATACAATCGATTAAGTAAACGCATTTAGTTAATAAACCGCCGCCGAGTATATCAACACTCGGCGGCTTTTCTATTGCTCGGAATTCTCCGGCTTCTTTAGTATCATTTCCTGGTAGTTGTGGGTCTGGTTCCGACCTTACTCGGCGGGGAGAAACCCAAAACTTTACTGTAAATCTGCTATAAAACCCCTAAAAATTAATTTTTAACTTTACTATTGTCATATATATTTATATACTATATAAATAGCTGCTTCTTTCCAGGAAAGCATTTTTGGAATATGTTAAAAATAAATTATCACATCGTAAAGACATCAAAGGAGTAGTAAAATGAGAGCTTTTATCTTGTTTCTGGCTGTTTTGTTTGTTGCGGGGTTTTTCCTGATAGCAGCCCCCTTCTCATTAGCCTCTGCCAACCAGCTAACTGTCAGCGCGGCAATATCTACGGGAACATACGAGATTACAAAAACCGAACAGGGTGATGAGATTTACCTTGAAGATTTTGGTTATCTGCTTATACCGGGAAAACCGGCTTTGCCTTCAAAGATTTTTGCCACTGCCATTCCGCCTGGCGCTAAGGCAGTTGATATTAGTTTCGATGCCGGTGAAGGAATAATATTGCCCGGCAAATATGATATATCTCCGGCGCCTTTACCCAGAGTCATCGGTCAGGAAAATCCTCTAATATATGAAAAGGAAAAACGGCAATATGAAAATAATTATAATGCCGCTTATAACCATGATGATGCTTATCCATCACAAATCGCAGA
The Candidatus Zixiibacteriota bacterium DNA segment above includes these coding regions:
- a CDS encoding tetratricopeptide repeat protein, whose protein sequence is MRKQDCCLAVMMILLIMGLITPAYGDNYLQVAAAYNDGRDTVGRVEHFVEFGEKIPVFIPPYTIHFRIFPLTDSTFSVKADFFELGPDYSFYRKETTATQNEWQTIESLPSKGILFDYSFAIAADTISSYNVVPVDSLTIFESVHYKAYIWRDTYADYKWQARSGYLENIFDRYRKELGVTRAGKADFYIYPGSNNSPYIDNFTGIGYDIAGHSLYAVFNKDFDSALPQTLQRFVIYDTWGYSPRFLAVGFSRFYLDDIYLAREYVKKMPLNEIESIFNDEYPEDIESADILSGAFVKFLIDKHGLASFRKLYDESSPGSFAFDNNYQKGYLELLEMFIEYEKNLKLDESNASYFNDFYSSQMWFDKALKYGVWLASQPILREYHIQRLGATYFQLGNYAQSESSYASLVNLQPDNEKAKYLLGLSYIRNGKTDKGMKKLESVIDSFPDAAKMLAEIYLDQNRNNKAGEMLDIIKGVPDSWTAILKSRLALALDDTAKADTLLNISLTLNNNVIALVPSEARGYLGAAYTLMFMGLFEDAENRLQIALFIENRPYYLAQANLEMGRLFDLKGDHQTAVEYYNKVLELESGIYMNKLAEKQINKPFKLK
- a CDS encoding BatA domain-containing protein, which codes for MTFLNSIFLAGLAAVIIPLLIHFLSRRRIKIIDFSSLRFLLQMQKSKLRWLRILELLLLIIRMLILASIALAFARPALTGKQASSHAPASIVILIDDSPSVETLSSGGTIFDEMKRGVDVILNMLKPNDEATIITLSGRQTTIGPYSDYNRLRTQLYTLQPQASLPKFDEGLKKAAEILSVSHNLNREVYIFSDFQKGVWWDVPINLTDPQFRYFAIKYNNEDAENVSLTRTEFPPQLLAPGEEFEITAHLKNHNNNALNSRLVELFIDDEKKAQTAVNIKPSGNAAVEFTIVPESPGRHWGYFEIEDDDYNADNRFYFNLEIPPKISVLAIGQTTDDVKIISNCLKRSPDGQTTNLGSSSDVGYIDFTGIEVSGFSRQNLSAYDVVILNNITALPPSYFNSINDFVGSGGGLFIILGGSSNVESYKQFIAEKADITFSAPINAITEGQSRPYYYLDDFDLTHPIFKVYSPQNPQSSEIPSLKLFSYIPLDGGIALARLENNSAVLSLASNARIMVMGFGLSQKDSDISVHSFIVPFIIRTVEHLASAPSAAEEYFISGHPAALNIPEQLKASSVKLSKYNKSLTGAGDNHNTADEIVEVSRGAYGAFVNIPYAGFPGFYTLTTEADTVGFFSVNHDSVESTIESIDPKSLDEKLAADIIFIDGQSNIENEIMQAKFGFELWKYCLLLALALLIAESILVRKAR